A DNA window from Maledivibacter sp. contains the following coding sequences:
- a CDS encoding metalloregulator ArsR/SmtB family transcription factor — translation MSNIYFNLTSSFLKALAHPTRIKIIDRLRNEDELCVCHIYEDLELEQSNVSQHLKILRDQGILTSRKDGLKVMYKVRHKEVFEIINLVKKALYNQLNEEQKHFK, via the coding sequence ATGTCAAACATATATTTTAATTTAACTTCATCATTTTTAAAGGCTCTAGCACATCCTACTCGAATCAAGATCATAGATCGTTTGAGAAACGAAGACGAGCTATGTGTATGTCATATTTATGAAGACCTTGAGCTAGAGCAGTCTAATGTATCTCAACATTTGAAGATTTTAAGGGATCAAGGAATATTAACCAGCAGAAAAGATGGTCTTAAGGTTATGTATAAAGTAAGACACAAAGAGGTTTTCGAGATAATCAATCTAGTAAAGAAAGCATTATACAATCAGTTGAATGAAGAACAAAAACATTTCAAATGA
- a CDS encoding thioredoxin family protein encodes MDIKVLGSGCKKCTTLYDLVQEAVEEMGLSANTEKVTDFKDIVSYGVMKTPGLVIDGTVKVSGRVPSKDEIKKLLETNK; translated from the coding sequence ATGGATATTAAGGTTTTAGGTTCTGGATGCAAGAAATGTACTACGCTTTATGATCTTGTTCAGGAAGCCGTGGAAGAAATGGGGCTATCCGCTAACACTGAAAAGGTAACTGATTTTAAAGATATCGTTTCCTATGGAGTAATGAAAACTCCTGGTTTAGTTATTGATGGAACCGTGAAGGTTTCTGGAAGGGTTCCTTCAAAGGATGAAATAAAGAAGCTTTTAGAGACGAATAAATAA
- a CDS encoding thioredoxin family protein — MVDEALTKLDKDDDFEIIGDIPSIVKAGIMEPPALMINGKIKLFGKIPTFDEVKKAIEEEI, encoded by the coding sequence ATCGTCGATGAGGCATTAACTAAACTCGATAAAGATGATGATTTTGAAATTATTGGAGATATTCCCTCAATAGTAAAGGCAGGTATAATGGAGCCCCCTGCTCTTATGATTAACGGAAAGATCAAGTTGTTTGGTAAAATACCTACTTTTGATGAAGTCAAGAAGGCAATAGAAGAAGAAATATAA
- the mgsA gene encoding methylglyoxal synthase gives MNIALIAHDKKKSQMINFTKKYKDILKDHYLCATGTTGRLINEETGLDIEKFLSGPLGGDQQIGSKIACDKIDLVIFLRDPLTAQPHEPDILALIRLCDVHSVPIATNISTAEILLNALHREEVTNWREIKDRY, from the coding sequence TTGAATATAGCACTTATAGCCCACGATAAAAAGAAAAGTCAGATGATCAATTTTACAAAAAAATATAAGGACATACTAAAAGATCATTACCTTTGTGCAACTGGAACAACTGGAAGACTTATTAACGAAGAAACGGGTCTAGATATAGAAAAATTTCTTTCTGGCCCATTGGGTGGAGACCAGCAAATAGGATCAAAAATCGCATGTGATAAGATAGACCTAGTTATATTCCTAAGAGATCCCCTAACAGCTCAGCCCCACGAGCCGGATATACTTGCATTAATAAGGCTATGTGATGTACACTCAGTACCTATAGCTACAAATATAAGTACAGCAGAAATTCTATTAAATGCCCTTCATAGGGAAGAAGTTACAAATTGGCGTGAAATAAAGGATAGATATTAG
- a CDS encoding permease, producing MLQSIADFIVGKLFGLDLHSRLGESVNFFIYDTLKIIILLSFMIFTISYIRSYFPPEKVKKILGKFGGFGAHFMASVLGVLSPFUSCSTVPIFIGFVESGIPLGVTFTFLVTSPIVNEIALGWLLTYFDIKIAILYTGAGMIIGIISGMLIEKLNLTHLVEEYVYQIHMNEAETPDMNVRQRARFALDAVKDIVKRVWAYIVVGIIIGAAIHGYAPQELLVKYAGPNNPFAVFVGVLLGIPLYSNAVGTIPIIEALIGKGVGVGTALSFMMSVVALSLPEMILLKQVIKPKLIAIFVSITGVSIILVGYLFNMIL from the coding sequence ATGCTTCAATCAATAGCAGATTTTATAGTGGGAAAGCTTTTTGGATTAGACCTTCATTCTAGATTAGGAGAAAGTGTTAATTTTTTTATCTATGATACATTAAAGATTATCATACTTCTTAGCTTTATGATTTTTACTATTTCCTATATTAGAAGTTATTTCCCACCGGAGAAGGTTAAAAAAATTCTTGGCAAGTTTGGCGGATTCGGAGCCCATTTTATGGCATCTGTTTTAGGAGTATTGTCTCCTTTCTGATCATGCTCAACAGTGCCTATATTTATAGGCTTCGTGGAATCGGGTATTCCACTGGGTGTTACATTTACTTTTTTAGTTACCTCTCCCATTGTTAATGAAATTGCATTGGGCTGGCTGCTGACTTATTTTGATATAAAAATTGCCATTCTTTATACTGGAGCTGGAATGATAATTGGTATTATTTCGGGAATGCTAATTGAAAAGCTTAATTTAACACATTTAGTTGAGGAGTATGTCTATCAAATCCATATGAATGAAGCAGAAACACCGGATATGAACGTAAGGCAAAGAGCCCGTTTCGCCCTAGATGCTGTTAAAGACATCGTAAAAAGGGTCTGGGCATACATTGTAGTTGGTATTATAATAGGTGCCGCAATACATGGCTATGCTCCCCAGGAGCTTCTGGTAAAATATGCGGGTCCAAATAACCCCTTTGCAGTATTTGTCGGTGTTTTATTAGGAATCCCACTTTACTCCAATGCAGTTGGTACTATCCCAATAATAGAAGCTTTGATTGGTAAAGGCGTTGGAGTTGGTACTGCTTTATCCTTTATGATGTCGGTAGTAGCATTGTCCTTACCGGAAATGATTCTATTAAAGCAGGTCATTAAGCCAAAGCTAATTGCAATATTTGTTTCAATAACAGGAGTATCTATTATATTAGTTGGGTATTTATTTAATATGATTTTATAA